Sequence from the Leishmania braziliensis MHOM/BR/75/M2904 complete genome, chromosome 11 genome:
TCCGGTTCTTTTCCCCTtgctccctttctctctccctctctcactgcgCGCAGCTCTATCTTCCCCCAGTCCCACGCAGCCATGGCGACCATTGGTATGTTCAACGAGGAGGGCGAGAACGTGGACCTCTACATCCCGCGCAAGTGCCACGCGACGAACACGCTGATTGAGGCGCACGACCATGCCGCCGTGCAGATCTCGATCGCGAACGTTGGCTCGAACGGCGTGATCGACggcacgacgacgacgctgtgCATTGCTGGCTACCTGCGCTCGCAGGGCGAGTCGGACCACGCGATCAACCACATCGCGATCGACCGCAGAATCGTGCGCATCAAGACCGGCAAGCCGAAGCGCGCGTCCAAGTCGAAGTCGAAGAAGCCCGCCGCGAggggcgccgccgctggtggtgctgctgcgcagaagGGGGCTCGCCCGCCTGCCCAGAAGGGAGCCCGCCCGTCTGCACAGAAGGGGGCTCGCCCGCCTGCGCAGAAGGGAGCCCGCCCGTCTGCACAGAAGGGGGCTCGCCCGCCTGCGCAGAAGGGAGCTGCCCCGACCCGCAAGAGCCGTGCTTAGAGGAAGAAGGCACAAGGTGCAGAGGAAAAGGATAAGGGGGTCATGCGTATGCGCCGGTGTACAGCTGTGCCTGGTGTGCCACATGGCGTAGGCATGCcactggggggggggcgggtggggaAGACGGAGGAGTGCGCGGGGCCAAAGGACGAAGATGCGATGGCGCAACGGGTTCGTCTTTTccgcccctcccttcctcttttcttttcgttctttCTTTCTGCGGGGTTTCCTCTTCGGAccgagcggcggcggccctcGCTCCCTCCACGACACGCGGACCTGCGGAGCGAACAGGACACTGAGGATGTGGCCAAGACTCGTGTGTGGCCCGCTCGTTttactttttcttttgtggaTTCGCTCTtgcgctctcccccctcgtTTCTCACTGGCTACGCTCACAAAGCGTTTGTGCCCGCGTGCTTGCTTTGGTCCTCTTCGCATCTCTCCCCGGACTTCTGACGAGGTGACGGTGGATGGGGTAGGTGAAaggggcggaggagggtgagCGACGAGGGTGTCGTGAGcgggagaaaaagagcgtgAAACGCAACTCACTTCCTTGAcgagcaaaaagaaaaaacaaagaaaaagcggCACCGCTCAGCTCAACCGGTTTGTAGGCACGCGCATAGCATACGCAGGCGTgacggtgatggcggcgccaccgcttgCCGAGCCACCCACGCGAGCAAGAAGATGCATACGCTATACCGGCTGCAAGGCCAAGCAGCAGCCTATTTGCATGTATTTTGGGTCTCTGCTTAAGCATCCTCTCGCTGAACCATTCGTATGCGCTTCCCCATACAAGAGGGAGTCATAGCAAGAGACGAGGCAGCGGGTTTCCGCGCACAAACTTAACTTTCTTCgccgctttcttttcgcATCACTCTTCTTTTTCCCGTACTGGCTTCGAGCTTATAACGACAACAATACGCGGGCAATGCTCATCATCACCGCTTCACCGCCGCTCACCTGCACATCCCTCAACAGTGTGCCTACACAACTACCTCTGCTCAGCCCCGAGTCTCTTCTTCGCTCAGCTCTATCTTCCACCGCCTG
This genomic interval carries:
- a CDS encoding putative 40S ribosomal protein S21 → MATIGMFNEEGENVDLYIPRKCHATNTLIEAHDHAAVQISIANVGSNGVIDGTTTTLCIAGYLRSQGESDHAINHIAIDRRIVRIKTGKPKRASKSKSKKPAARGAAAGGAAAQKGARPPAQKGARPSAQKGARPPAQKGARPSAQKGARPPAQKGAAPTRKSRA